In the Hyphomicrobiales bacterium genome, one interval contains:
- a CDS encoding conserved hypothetical protein (Evidence 4 : Unknown function but conserved in other organisms): MSDSDIIGTIAQVRSNRSFFVAERDRAYEDWTASLHRELIQNAVDGGARNIDISITSEFGRGVLGREAECPIVTRVAYQDDGVGMTPEVLEDVYFSLHGSTKSSGESVGGFGRARLMTTFSQPRYSIRTGDRWAQGVGAEYVLRSRDQALREIDHWLDQARDRKAAAAGDAQAQLFHQREIDLLEQEYEALAQGPRKAKGCRVELDLNPQDAKSAERRPTVERMKETLHAYLSRSAIKAKVTLNGELIETKKVAVKPAAKILARVENHRINDGWRENPKIEILPAGDGASDIAFGEMKLVDPKSDHGLPAGKILVRSSGALMFETSSGNTEHTLILELNPSLAREVMTSNRDALRDEYKTALEEFSQRMATDTDAALRGKPKTEFTVLQGGKGLLSSRPEKVEIDFAAPTAVTGFRTSRSKRLAERVEASQSIWFSDWQFDGFVKDGLENVPAAEFHKLFEGLKGRGSVEGTILERFSGRQQSEAFLTALDRYGPRKAMEVASGPLLGHLVNSIKLHQALADEAESALNRDKLSDLHDVPIYKENLQADEKLDPALAKKLTRAFHAQGRRLDPRNWDLPNGEGLQARKLLAIWQVAVQQCLAIAAERLPKTPSFPYSVGWVLALPRHQWQSLSGDYGYSIPEAVFHRPDAKEDLRYFLLNPLDQECQLRYSAGNAEDRHAIISLAAHECAHIYAPTDHNSAFAQALTEISMGLTPKRLREIHKEMDASIQLIDRLYGRGRTRIVALDKGNGSRPTERLLDSLSDDARSEAVELRADGVREVDGGRIDELESTFAAWLDQEGARPSMG, from the coding sequence ATGAGCGACAGCGATATCATCGGCACGATTGCGCAGGTCCGATCCAACAGGAGCTTCTTTGTCGCTGAGCGCGACAGGGCCTACGAGGACTGGACCGCAAGCCTCCATCGCGAGCTCATTCAGAACGCCGTCGATGGCGGTGCGAGGAACATCGACATCTCGATTACGAGCGAATTCGGACGCGGCGTTCTGGGGCGGGAAGCGGAATGCCCCATCGTAACGCGGGTGGCCTACCAGGACGACGGTGTCGGCATGACCCCTGAGGTTCTGGAGGACGTCTATTTCTCGCTGCACGGCTCCACGAAGAGCTCCGGCGAATCGGTCGGCGGATTCGGCCGGGCTCGCCTGATGACGACATTCTCACAGCCACGCTATTCGATCAGGACCGGCGATCGCTGGGCCCAAGGCGTCGGTGCCGAGTATGTGCTCCGATCGCGCGACCAGGCTCTGCGGGAAATCGATCACTGGCTCGATCAGGCTCGCGATCGCAAGGCGGCGGCCGCCGGCGATGCGCAGGCTCAGCTGTTCCACCAGCGCGAGATCGACCTGCTGGAGCAGGAATACGAGGCGCTTGCGCAGGGCCCGCGGAAGGCCAAGGGCTGCCGCGTGGAGCTCGATCTCAATCCGCAGGACGCAAAGTCGGCGGAGCGCCGGCCAACGGTTGAGCGGATGAAGGAGACGCTTCACGCCTATCTCAGCCGGAGCGCGATCAAGGCGAAGGTGACGCTCAACGGCGAGCTGATCGAGACGAAGAAGGTCGCGGTCAAGCCCGCTGCCAAGATCCTGGCTCGTGTCGAAAATCACCGGATCAACGACGGCTGGCGGGAAAACCCCAAGATTGAGATCCTGCCCGCAGGGGACGGTGCGTCCGACATCGCATTCGGCGAAATGAAGCTCGTGGATCCGAAATCGGACCACGGTCTTCCTGCTGGCAAGATCCTGGTGCGTTCGTCTGGCGCGCTGATGTTCGAGACGAGCTCCGGCAACACTGAGCACACTCTCATTCTGGAGCTGAACCCCTCCCTCGCGCGAGAGGTAATGACCTCGAACCGGGATGCACTCCGGGATGAGTACAAAACGGCGCTGGAGGAGTTCTCACAGCGCATGGCGACCGACACGGACGCTGCGCTCCGAGGCAAGCCGAAGACCGAGTTCACGGTTCTTCAGGGTGGAAAAGGCCTGCTCAGTTCTCGCCCTGAGAAAGTCGAGATCGATTTCGCGGCGCCGACCGCGGTCACCGGCTTCAGGACGAGCCGGAGCAAGCGCCTGGCAGAGCGGGTTGAGGCGAGCCAGAGCATTTGGTTCAGCGACTGGCAGTTCGATGGGTTCGTGAAAGACGGCCTGGAGAACGTGCCTGCGGCCGAATTCCACAAGCTCTTCGAGGGCCTGAAAGGTCGCGGCTCCGTCGAGGGCACCATCCTTGAACGCTTCTCCGGCCGGCAGCAGAGCGAGGCGTTCCTTACCGCTCTCGATCGCTACGGACCGCGGAAGGCGATGGAAGTCGCTTCCGGTCCGCTGCTCGGCCACCTTGTGAACTCCATCAAGCTTCATCAGGCGCTCGCCGACGAAGCTGAATCCGCGCTCAACCGGGACAAACTCTCGGACCTGCACGACGTGCCCATCTATAAGGAGAACCTGCAGGCTGACGAGAAGCTCGATCCGGCTCTCGCGAAAAAATTGACCCGGGCCTTCCATGCCCAGGGAAGGCGTCTCGACCCGCGAAATTGGGATCTGCCGAACGGTGAGGGGCTCCAGGCCCGCAAGCTGCTGGCGATCTGGCAGGTCGCGGTTCAGCAGTGCCTCGCCATTGCCGCGGAGAGGCTGCCTAAGACGCCTTCGTTCCCATATTCAGTGGGCTGGGTACTGGCGTTGCCGCGTCACCAGTGGCAGTCCCTCTCGGGGGATTATGGCTACAGCATCCCCGAGGCGGTCTTCCACAGACCGGATGCGAAGGAGGATCTGCGCTACTTTCTGCTCAATCCCCTCGATCAGGAGTGCCAGCTCCGCTATAGCGCCGGCAATGCCGAGGATCGGCATGCGATCATTTCGCTCGCAGCTCACGAATGCGCCCATATTTACGCTCCTACCGACCATAACTCGGCGTTCGCGCAGGCTTTGACCGAGATCTCCATGGGGCTGACCCCGAAGCGCCTGCGCGAAATTCACAAGGAAATGGACGCCTCCATCCAGCTGATCGACCGGCTTTATGGGCGCGGCCGCACCCGGATCGTGGCGCTCGACAAGGGAAACGGCTCACGCCCAACCGAGCGTCTCCTCGACTCGCTCAGTGATGACGCGCGAAGCGAGGCGGTCGAGCTACGCGCCGATGGCGTCCGCGAGGTGGATGGCGGGCGGATCGATGAGCTGGAAAGCACATTCGCCGCTTGGCTCGACCAGGAGGGTGCGCGGCCTTCCATGGGCTGA
- a CDS encoding conserved hypothetical protein (Evidence 4 : Unknown function but conserved in other organisms), giving the protein MPRVIDFSHRNQTEWSESRLPEPVYGEREIRPEELIALSEAFNSPVTGFTPQFSTYGRSIDLRSRAELPDDAHKFLSENMTGPWLWSEHWANHGHSLDLAVYIERRPDQERFLAAFGETFGFTEPSSFDLGCLAVNRGVLPPLTALESFSKWGTKHSGFRWLPAEDIGPRGMRVAFDHAGLEAEFVARWGDRMIVRETDEGRLYEADLTGTSWRDDPSGWLGANSAVGSIAGRSSIPGEPYKWVVETRFADVAAALKRDWGHFFKPDATGLIFSADEYPRIPERVVPDDFLAYLRGEAEDFAAPHLSAIGGATPVGPAP; this is encoded by the coding sequence ATGCCTCGCGTCATCGATTTCAGCCACCGGAACCAGACCGAGTGGTCAGAGAGCCGTCTGCCTGAACCGGTCTATGGGGAGCGGGAGATACGCCCCGAAGAGCTCATTGCTCTCAGCGAGGCATTCAACAGCCCTGTGACGGGCTTCACGCCCCAGTTTTCGACCTATGGACGCTCGATTGACCTACGCTCGCGCGCCGAGCTTCCAGATGACGCTCACAAGTTCCTGTCCGAAAATATGACCGGGCCCTGGCTCTGGAGCGAGCACTGGGCCAATCACGGGCACTCGCTCGATCTGGCTGTCTACATTGAGCGAAGGCCCGACCAGGAACGTTTCCTCGCTGCGTTTGGGGAGACGTTCGGCTTCACCGAGCCCAGTTCATTTGACCTCGGATGCCTCGCGGTGAACCGGGGCGTGCTTCCGCCGCTGACGGCACTGGAGTCGTTCTCGAAGTGGGGAACGAAGCATTCCGGCTTTCGGTGGCTGCCAGCTGAGGACATCGGCCCGCGCGGTATGCGCGTTGCCTTCGATCACGCTGGCCTCGAGGCCGAATTTGTCGCGCGCTGGGGCGATCGAATGATCGTTCGTGAGACCGATGAAGGCCGCCTCTATGAGGCGGATCTGACCGGCACCTCCTGGCGCGACGATCCAAGTGGTTGGCTTGGAGCGAACTCGGCCGTCGGTTCGATCGCCGGGCGCTCATCAATTCCCGGCGAGCCATACAAGTGGGTCGTCGAGACACGCTTCGCCGACGTTGCCGCCGCGCTCAAGCGTGACTGGGGTCATTTTTTCAAGCCGGATGCAACTGGCCTCATCTTCAGCGCGGACGAATACCCACGCATCCCCGAGCGTGTCGTGCCCGATGACTTCCTCGCCTATCTGCGAGGCGAAGCGGAGGACTTCGCGGCCCCACACCTCTCCGCCATCGGCGGGGCAACTCCGGTCGGCCCCGCTCCTTAG
- a CDS encoding putative exported protein (Evidence 3 : Putative function from multiple computational evidences), with the protein MGLGLGASAIFAGLPKCLAQPAVEAAQKSIPLRLLNPNTREAYDLELFIGDQWNPVALQWCHWLMRDWRQQTAVECDRRLYAALYVLQRYFSENGRITINSGFRTQKTQEALREAGYGPAVNSLHLRAKAVDFTLPGVSMRNVARATWALKLGGVGYYEDMNFVHMDSRGAQARWADSFL; encoded by the coding sequence ATGGGACTCGGTCTCGGCGCGTCTGCGATTTTCGCAGGCTTGCCCAAGTGCCTTGCCCAGCCGGCTGTCGAGGCGGCGCAGAAGTCGATTCCTCTTCGCCTGCTCAATCCGAACACGCGTGAGGCCTACGACCTGGAGCTGTTCATCGGCGACCAGTGGAATCCGGTTGCCTTGCAGTGGTGCCATTGGCTGATGCGCGACTGGCGCCAGCAGACCGCTGTCGAATGCGATCGCCGCCTCTATGCGGCCTTGTACGTCCTCCAGCGCTACTTCTCGGAGAACGGGCGGATCACCATCAACTCCGGCTTCCGCACCCAGAAAACCCAGGAGGCGCTGCGCGAGGCGGGTTATGGCCCGGCGGTGAACAGCTTGCATCTGCGAGCCAAGGCCGTCGATTTCACGCTCCCCGGCGTGAGCATGCGCAATGTGGCTCGCGCCACTTGGGCTCTCAAACTCGGCGGCGTCGGCTATTACGAGGACATGAACTTCGTCCACATGGATTCCCGCGGCGCCCAGGCCCGCTGGGCTGACTCATTCCTCTGA
- a CDS encoding conserved hypothetical protein (Evidence 4 : Unknown function but conserved in other organisms), with the protein MIDIAFNQAGVTIVHDDPTLDEATGFFVKRAGGQCLFALARGAVREIEEIIPEDLRAEVIDQSEAMIVRMDGLRPVRTGTIVVHLVN; encoded by the coding sequence ATGATCGATATCGCGTTCAATCAGGCAGGGGTCACGATCGTTCACGACGATCCGACCCTCGATGAGGCTACCGGCTTCTTTGTGAAGCGCGCCGGAGGCCAGTGCCTGTTTGCGCTCGCGCGCGGGGCCGTTCGGGAGATCGAGGAGATCATCCCGGAGGATCTGCGGGCGGAGGTCATCGATCAATCGGAAGCCATGATCGTCAGGATGGACGGTCTGCGCCCTGTGAGAACGGGCACGATCGTCGTGCATCTGGTGAACTAA